Proteins encoded together in one Prinia subflava isolate CZ2003 ecotype Zambia chromosome 23, Cam_Psub_1.2, whole genome shotgun sequence window:
- the LOC134561557 gene encoding complement receptor type 2-like isoform X2 translates to MLHLDGVAERFHHPDTTTKPALHCPKPADITHGSFRGPEKSVFTPGTSVNYICEPGFSLLGTASIYCTASGAWSHPPPICQAVRCLQPPTIPNGRLEGNNTSAPFPWGAAVSYSCNPGYSLVGNASINCTASGTWSQPLPQCREIRCEFPDVQGVKKAIKGNTYRSGTNITLECDDGYTLEGTSHTQCQEDFSWDPPVPACKLTSPKSGSVGLGVAAAAVLLLLGAGVVWKIISKQKEGLAIRAAAHHTPGSLPAARKCC, encoded by the exons ATGCTGCATTTAGATGGAGTGGCAGAACGTTTTCACCACCCTGATACCACAACAAAGCCAG CGCTGCACTGCCCCAAGCCTGCAGATATCACCCACGGGTCTTTCCGTGGCccagaaaaatcagtatttacTCCAGGAACGTCTGTAAACTACATCTGTGAGCCTGGCTTCTCTCTCCTGGGGACAGCATCCATTTATTGCACAGCTTCTGGAGCCTGGAGCCACCCCCCTCCCATCTGTCAAG ctgtgagGTGTCTGCAGCCTCCAACCATCCCCAACGGGAGGCTGGAAGGCAACAACACCTCTGCCccctttccctggggagccgCAGTGTCCTACAGCTGCAATCCCGGCTACTCACTGGTGGGAAACGCTTCCATCAACTGCACAGCATCGGGGACCTGGAGCCAGCCCCTCCCGCAGTGCAGAG AGATCAGATGTGAATTCCCGGATGTCCAAGGTGTTAAAAAAGCCATTAAAGGAAATACTTACCGCTCTGGGACCAACATCACTCTGGAATGTGATGATGGTTACACGCTGGAAGGCACCAGTCACACCCAGTGCCAAGAGGATTTCAGCTGGGACCCTCCGGTGCCAGCCTGTAAACTGA catcCCCCAAGTCCGGGTCAGTAGGCCTAG gggTGGCAGCTGCGgcagttctgctgctcctgggggcaGGCGTTGTCTGGAAAATCATTTCCAAGCAGAAGGAAGG
- the LOC134561557 gene encoding complement receptor type 2-like isoform X1, translating into MLHLDGVAERFHHPDTTTKPALHCPKPADITHGSFRGPEKSVFTPGTSVNYICEPGFSLLGTASIYCTASGAWSHPPPICQAVRCLQPPTIPNGRLEGNNTSAPFPWGAAVSYSCNPGYSLVGNASINCTASGTWSQPLPQCREIRCEFPDVQGVKKAIKGNTYRSGTNITLECDDGYTLEGTSHTQCQEDFSWDPPVPACKLTSPKSGSVGLGVAAAAVLLLLGAGVVWKIISKQKEGYYRTYENYNYRTPLNPATEHKGLCLP; encoded by the exons ATGCTGCATTTAGATGGAGTGGCAGAACGTTTTCACCACCCTGATACCACAACAAAGCCAG CGCTGCACTGCCCCAAGCCTGCAGATATCACCCACGGGTCTTTCCGTGGCccagaaaaatcagtatttacTCCAGGAACGTCTGTAAACTACATCTGTGAGCCTGGCTTCTCTCTCCTGGGGACAGCATCCATTTATTGCACAGCTTCTGGAGCCTGGAGCCACCCCCCTCCCATCTGTCAAG ctgtgagGTGTCTGCAGCCTCCAACCATCCCCAACGGGAGGCTGGAAGGCAACAACACCTCTGCCccctttccctggggagccgCAGTGTCCTACAGCTGCAATCCCGGCTACTCACTGGTGGGAAACGCTTCCATCAACTGCACAGCATCGGGGACCTGGAGCCAGCCCCTCCCGCAGTGCAGAG AGATCAGATGTGAATTCCCGGATGTCCAAGGTGTTAAAAAAGCCATTAAAGGAAATACTTACCGCTCTGGGACCAACATCACTCTGGAATGTGATGATGGTTACACGCTGGAAGGCACCAGTCACACCCAGTGCCAAGAGGATTTCAGCTGGGACCCTCCGGTGCCAGCCTGTAAACTGA catcCCCCAAGTCCGGGTCAGTAGGCCTAG gggTGGCAGCTGCGgcagttctgctgctcctgggggcaGGCGTTGTCTGGAAAATCATTTCCAAGCAGAAGGAAGG